The following coding sequences are from one Virgibacillus necropolis window:
- the phnE gene encoding phosphonate ABC transporter, permease protein PhnE, whose product MVTKQLNSKSLQKTPPIYPVKTKVQLTTILIVVLGFYLFSMFWTQQKMVGGFGNAFSNVLVVVEKFFPPNMSVITAVWDPMAQTIQMAIIATTFAAILTVPLALLSAQNITSIKPLYITTRTVLNILRTIPDLVLAVIFVGLFGVGLFPGIVALIIFSLGILAKLISETIESVDMDPLEAMRASGGSVIQVIFYGLVPQVLPQFTSFVLYVFEINIRASVVLGLVGAGGIGLVLDQQLKFYNYPNVMAIIILIFVVVLIIEYISNKLREALI is encoded by the coding sequence ATCGTGACTAAACAGTTAAATTCCAAGTCCTTACAAAAAACACCACCTATCTACCCGGTTAAAACCAAGGTTCAACTTACAACCATTCTAATTGTTGTATTAGGATTTTACTTATTCAGTATGTTTTGGACACAACAAAAAATGGTCGGTGGATTTGGTAATGCATTTAGTAATGTCCTTGTAGTTGTAGAAAAGTTTTTCCCACCCAATATGAGTGTTATTACAGCGGTGTGGGACCCAATGGCTCAAACCATCCAAATGGCAATTATCGCCACAACGTTTGCAGCGATTCTAACTGTTCCATTAGCACTTTTATCAGCACAAAATATAACATCCATTAAACCTCTTTACATTACAACTCGAACAGTGCTAAATATTTTACGTACCATTCCCGATTTAGTTTTAGCTGTTATTTTCGTTGGACTATTTGGAGTTGGTTTATTTCCAGGTATCGTTGCACTCATCATATTCTCATTAGGTATCTTGGCAAAATTGATAAGTGAAACGATAGAGTCTGTTGATATGGATCCACTTGAAGCAATGCGGGCATCAGGCGGTAGTGTAATTCAAGTAATTTTCTATGGGCTGGTTCCACAGGTCTTACCACAATTCACATCATTTGTCCTCTATGTATTTGAAATAAATATACGGGCGTCTGTTGTACTAGGACTTGTTGGTGCAGGTGGTATTGGACTCGTTCTCGATCAACAGCTTAAGTTTTATAACTATCCGAATGTTATGGCTATCATCATTCTAATATTCGTTGTTGTACTGATTATTGAGTATATCAGCAATAAACTAAGGGAGGCATTAATATAA
- the phnE gene encoding phosphonate ABC transporter, permease protein PhnE: MESISLPPKQPKSAFKKIKGILIFLAVIAIYIWTFIGIDIDWARAVERAISNFGVIIPRLFSPDWSATGEVTLKIIETVFIAFAGSFMASILAIPLGFLAAKNMSRSKFLSNIGKWILSAIRAFPDIILAILFVVAVGPNAFAGVLAIAIGSTGMLGKLYSEVVESIDMRVVEAMEANGANKIQMLFYGVIPQIIPEFLSYAIYRFEIDVRASSILGIVGAGGIGTMIIFAANNRNWSEMGLILLAIIIVVTIIDFISARIRRKIV, translated from the coding sequence ATGGAATCTATTTCATTACCTCCAAAGCAACCTAAATCAGCTTTTAAAAAAATAAAAGGAATACTAATCTTTCTAGCTGTTATTGCCATTTATATATGGACGTTTATCGGAATTGACATTGACTGGGCTCGTGCTGTCGAACGGGCAATAAGTAACTTCGGGGTAATTATTCCCAGGTTATTCAGCCCTGACTGGTCAGCTACTGGTGAGGTCACATTAAAAATAATTGAGACAGTATTTATTGCTTTTGCTGGATCTTTCATGGCTTCTATTCTGGCCATTCCACTTGGTTTCCTTGCTGCAAAAAATATGTCTCGTAGTAAGTTTTTATCTAATATTGGCAAATGGATCCTATCTGCTATCCGTGCATTTCCAGATATTATCCTGGCTATATTATTTGTCGTAGCAGTGGGCCCGAATGCATTTGCTGGTGTTCTTGCAATTGCGATTGGATCGACAGGAATGCTTGGAAAGCTATATTCTGAAGTGGTAGAGTCAATCGATATGAGGGTTGTTGAAGCTATGGAAGCTAATGGAGCGAATAAGATACAAATGCTTTTCTATGGTGTCATACCTCAGATTATTCCTGAGTTCTTATCCTATGCCATTTATCGGTTTGAAATCGATGTACGTGCATCTTCCATACTAGGTATTGTTGGTGCAGGTGGTATTGGTACGATGATTATCTTTGCAGCCAATAACCGGAACTGGAGTGAAATGGGACTTATCCTGTTAGCAATTATTATTGTTGTTACGATAATTGACTTCATATCGGCAAGAATTCGCCGCAAAATAGTGTAG
- a CDS encoding bifunctional metallophosphatase/5'-nucleotidase, whose protein sequence is MDTANLTILYTSDVHGNALPIIYGSNQPADTGLAKYASLVKKTKEQTDNLLILDNGDLIQGTPLMTHFVKQHKTEENPMIGIMNRIGIEASVIGNHEFNFGKQILENAVKESNFPWLSANTLDQTTNQPYFGQPYHIKKLDNGIKVAVIGVTTHYIPNWESPEHIEGINFQDALTSLQKWVNHLHQIQKPDLLIASYHGGFERDIESGEPTEVLTGENQGYQMCQEIDGIDVLLTGHQHRTLTGIINNVLVIQPGFNAQGYGQIEIEFSKDQDNWHITKKSARLLDLEGVPADSEIVEYMAMLENSTQQWLDQPIGYVDGDMTIENPLQVRMNKHPFIEFIQQVQMAATGVDISVTSLLNNKSTGFGPVVTMRDIVANYMYPNTLVVLKLSGADIFAALEKTASYFILNEFGEIDVNPSFSQPKPQHYNYDMWEGIEYNINVRNPVGSRIEYVTKDGIPLDLDGVYPVVLNNYRANGGGNYHMFKNKPIVKEVQQDTVELIRWYFEQHPTVKANATKNFEVKK, encoded by the coding sequence ATGGATACAGCAAATTTAACGATTCTATATACAAGTGATGTTCATGGAAACGCTTTACCAATTATATATGGTAGCAATCAACCTGCTGATACCGGCCTTGCCAAGTATGCAAGCCTTGTTAAAAAGACAAAAGAACAAACTGATAATCTTCTTATCCTAGATAATGGAGATTTAATTCAAGGAACCCCACTTATGACACATTTCGTAAAACAACATAAAACAGAAGAAAACCCAATGATTGGCATTATGAATCGAATTGGAATTGAAGCAAGTGTAATCGGCAATCATGAGTTTAACTTTGGGAAACAAATTTTAGAAAATGCAGTAAAGGAATCAAATTTTCCGTGGTTATCTGCAAATACATTAGATCAAACCACGAACCAACCCTATTTTGGCCAACCGTATCATATAAAAAAATTAGATAATGGCATTAAAGTAGCTGTAATTGGGGTTACAACCCACTACATTCCTAATTGGGAATCACCAGAGCATATAGAAGGAATTAATTTTCAAGATGCTTTAACCTCTCTACAGAAATGGGTTAATCATCTTCATCAAATTCAAAAACCTGACTTATTAATTGCATCCTATCATGGAGGATTTGAACGGGATATTGAGTCAGGCGAGCCAACTGAAGTATTAACAGGAGAAAACCAGGGCTATCAGATGTGTCAGGAAATTGATGGAATTGATGTGCTTTTGACGGGACACCAGCATCGCACCTTAACTGGTATAATAAATAATGTATTGGTTATCCAGCCTGGGTTTAACGCTCAAGGTTATGGTCAAATAGAAATTGAATTCAGTAAAGATCAAGACAACTGGCATATAACTAAGAAGTCTGCGAGGTTGCTTGATTTGGAAGGTGTCCCTGCTGACTCAGAAATAGTAGAGTATATGGCAATGCTTGAGAACTCTACTCAACAATGGCTTGATCAACCAATTGGTTATGTTGATGGGGATATGACAATTGAAAATCCACTGCAAGTACGTATGAACAAACATCCTTTTATCGAATTCATACAGCAGGTACAGATGGCAGCAACTGGTGTGGACATTTCTGTTACCTCCCTTCTGAATAACAAATCAACTGGATTTGGGCCTGTCGTAACCATGCGAGATATTGTGGCAAACTACATGTACCCGAACACATTGGTTGTTCTGAAGTTATCTGGAGCAGATATCTTTGCGGCACTTGAAAAAACAGCATCATACTTTATCTTAAATGAATTTGGGGAAATTGACGTTAATCCAAGCTTTAGCCAACCAAAACCGCAACATTATAATTACGATATGTGGGAAGGAATCGAGTACAACATAAATGTCCGAAATCCGGTTGGATCACGCATCGAATATGTAACGAAAGATGGAATCCCTCTTGACTTAGATGGAGTCTACCCTGTTGTACTGAATAATTATCGTGCAAATGGTGGTGGTAATTATCATATGTTCAAAAATAAACCAATTGTCAAAGAAGTACAACAAGATACAGTCGAGCTCATCAGATGGTACTTTGAGCAGCATCCAACTGTTAAAGCAAACGCAA